The stretch of DNA tggttttgataagaaccaactttgtagtttaatgcagaccaaattcttttcacacccagaactcagtttcttctagatacaaggttctgataaacacacacaattCAGTCACCatgcatcacatcccatccacttagattcatccatcacaggagtcttagttaacttgtccttgtcatggtctgtgctgagttaccctctgtgttgtgctgagtctttTGTGTGCGGGTGGGTgtgtccggagagcagctgccgtcgatctgctcatcagtggtcaggggatttaaggagcgtcgggacaactcatcagtgccggatgattactcagtattgggtagtattcTCGCCAGTTCCTTGCCTGTCTCTAGTTTGTTTTTATCTCCCGTAAACCTCGCTTCCCTGTACTTACCTGCCCTGTTTCCTCTGACCTCCTCAGGAACTTCTCGTCcaccagccagcctccatcatcaAGAAATAGACTCATCGGATTCAAACCCTGCCTGCCAGCCCCGTCGCTCGccactgaccgcctgctctc from Nothobranchius furzeri strain GRZ-AD chromosome 5, NfurGRZ-RIMD1, whole genome shotgun sequence encodes:
- the LOC139070180 gene encoding uncharacterized protein, which translates into the protein MNCVCGFDKNQLFFCVRVGVSGEQLPSICSSVVRGFKERRDNSSVPDDYSFVFISRKPRFPVLTCPVSSDLLRNFSSTSQPPSSRNRLIGFKPCLPAPSLATDRLLSNPHLPTWTSRTLLPLLPLTRPAQPALTYPPLKAFSNNLETNSTGTTRTPTFIFTSTVQKKLFTYLLPLCVILHVVGQKATTQHDSLVFNLFRK